A genome region from Microplitis mediator isolate UGA2020A chromosome 4, iyMicMedi2.1, whole genome shotgun sequence includes the following:
- the LOC130666258 gene encoding meteorin-like protein, with product MMPGIIFLSSILIVIFAAAISAAPTHGHAIVPAADQCDWTGSGGGGRGVRPVYLRCSRGTVSWRYPRGALRVVLSGGNDGRSFRGCVKASGPARVYLEGKGTLRLVYAPGDGKHEALHRCFHSRGQLAALYVEADETTPARGTVKLRYDLELEHVDNAGRNVRRDEEAECRPCTKEELAETYCKSDLVARGTVSAVEKRPDLNAAEIILRVTKTLRRVEETEDNEIDSGDLRLQREIRVRLPTACDARHGQGEFVIMAKKRLGDLTLACAPRLEAWAEAVRELQSAPCFLKS from the exons ATGATGCctggtattatttttttatcgtcaatcttGATCGTGATTTTTGCCGCTGCTATTTCGGCGGCACCAACACACGGGCATGCGATTGTTCCCGCCGCAGATCAATGCGACTGGACTGGAAG tGGTGGAGGCGGTCGGGGAGTACGACCAGTTTATCTCAGATGCTCGAGAGGCACCGTGTCGTGGCGATATCCACGGGGTGCCCTGAGAGTTGTTTTATCTGGAGGAAATGATGGGAGAAGTTTCCGCGGGTGTGTTAAAGCATCTGGTCCAGCACGAGTTTACCTCGAGGGCAAGGGGACTTTGAGACTTGTTTATGCCCCCGGTGATGGCAAACACGAAGCGCTGCATCGGTGCTTCCATTCCAGAGGACAATTGGCAGCGTTGTATGTCGAGGCGGACGAAACGACCCCGGCTCGTGGTACTGTTAAGTTACGTTACGACTTGGAGCTGGAGCACGTCGACAACGCGGGAAGAAATGTTAGGAGAGATGAAGAAGCCGAGTGCAGACCCTGCACTAAAGAAGAACTTGCTGAGACCTACTGCAAGAGTGATCTTGTTGCTCGCGGGACAGTTAGTGCCGTTGAAAAGAGGCCGGATCTCAACGCCGCTGAGATTATCCTCCGAGTGACTAAAACTCTGAGACGTGTTGAAGAAACTGAG GACAACGAAATAGATTCAGGTGACCTTCGACTTCAGAGAGAAATAAGAGTCAGACTACCGACAGCTTGCGATGCGCGACATGGACAGGGAGAATTTGTGATAATGGCTAAGAAAAGACTTGGCGATCTTACCCTGGCCTGTGCCCCCAGACTCGAAGCCTGGGCCGAAGCTGTCCGCGAACTCCAAAGTGCTCCttgttttctaaaaagttga
- the LOC130666256 gene encoding testis-expressed protein 2, whose amino-acid sequence MASKQSPAKVTLGMMKGKPITTSVPVIKYHASDDELEELYPSSDEEKPKTPESEKTSPKSSPFKIPKLKSDHNESNDDLGEQRSSSLDLSEGGTPPSNSDPWKVLSDIRGKITKTFEDKLSEIKSEKKNKHRSRENSSVSDPEDLGNITPTEDVSEKLDKVDKESSPSKSSKKSHSRFRFSSIKTGLKAKNKGRDESIESGVEAAELVEVDSMSLSNTSKGQETSEISSVCTVQNLGYSRLVTDVPVECRREFPKPGKIITELKSYLLSRIFLLLVFLGLISYLVPLVALFTGMLAGSVVAVTVQKMLKRVGEIVAMPVEVEEPSSFTTVPVVEVPAAEEYAVVDKFEGWLNELPYNYDPDNYHVARTQSVYFKLEGDSLKVSETRTRIPKRAVWNEPQPTAKFTRKRVYSLVGAKIELLPEGLTRRRRWSKKYPICVTLGREGVVENIALETPSDDELQTELEKDKLIVEEDETDDDLSFSKDTKDVFEDCQDDVEYLSSKLFFFGRTDRQKEDWYRRLVLATTSCNKRNSIPSAKELTSSSSNLSLSQASGDTKNSTTTPVSVDIPAELSFNSYMSRYADTSTPTESNGSLAESEVLWLNALLGRIIFDMHKSPDMINVLQDKIQRKLSNIKLPYFMESLMISELVIGQGAPFIHKASKPVVDERGLWIDLNITYECGLTMTVETKLNLMKLTRAGSVINNSNESNNGNDSPKPAKSPMFDSDVEDSPETSTEDEESINMPTSTRESTPSQSSGRKFLSMVDKLAANKYFQHAAELTYVRRAMEGVSNTEIRLMVSVSSIEGCLSVNIPPPPSDRLWYGFKPIPKINLDARPAVGERAVNIGYVTNWIKTKLLKEFDKIVVLPNMDDIVIPLCPNYPYHTS is encoded by the exons ATGGCTTCTAAACAAAGTCCAGCAAAAGTTACTCTGGGAATGATgaaag GTAAACCAATCACTACTTCTGTACCTGTAATTAAATACCACGCAAGTGATGACGAACTGGAAGAACTTTATCCCAGCAGCGATGAAGAAAAACCAAAGACACCGGAGTCAGAGAAAACGTCACCCAAATCGAGcccatttaaaattccaaaattaaagtCTGATCATAATGAAAGTAATGATGACTTGGGTGAGCAGAGATCCTCCAGTTTAGATTTATCTGAAGGCGGTACACCTCCGTCTAACTCTGACCCTTGGAAAGTGCTGTCAGATATACGTGGCAAGATAACTAAGACATTTGAAGATAAATTATCGGAGATAAAGAGCGAGAAGAAGAACAAACATCGCAGCAGAGAAAATTCTAGTGTCAGCGATCCTGAGGACTTGGGTAACATTACGCCGACAGAAGATGTGTCGGAAAAATTAGATAAGGTGGACAAAGAATCATCGCCGTCTAAAAGCAGCAAGAAGAGTCACTCGAGGTTTAGATTCTCTAGTATAAAGACGGGTTTGAAGGCCAAGAATAAGGGTCGCGATGAAAGTATTGAGAGTGGAGTCGAGGCTGCTGAATTGGTGGAAGTCGACTCTATGTCATTGTCAAACACTTCCAAGGGCCAGGAAACTTCGGAAATTTCTAGTGTATGTACAGTACAAAATTTAGGGTACTCACGTTTGGTGACTGATGTCCCTGTTGAGTGTAGGAGAGAGTTTCCAAAGCCCGGGAAAATAATAACTGAgctaaaaagttatttattgtCTCGAATATTTTTGTTGTTAGTATTTTTGGGGCTGATAAGTTACCTAGTACCACTTGTAGCATTATTTACTGGCATGTTGGCCGGTAGTGTAGTTGCTGTTACAgtacaaaaaatgttaaaaagaGTTGGCGAGATTGTAGCGATGCCTGTTGAAGTAGAAGAGCCTTCAAGTTTTACGACGGTCCCAGTTGTTGAGGTTCCTGCTGCTGAAGAGTACGCTGTCGTTGATAAATTTGAGGGCTGGTTAAATGAACTCCCTTATAATTACGACCCAGATAATTATCACGTTGCGCGAACACAATCTGTTTACTTTAAACTCGAAGGCGATTCGCTGAAAGTGAGTGAAACCAGAACGCGAATTCCTAAACGCGCTGTCTGGAATGAGCCGCAACCAACAGCTAAATTTACACGGAAACGTGTTTATTCATTAGTCGGAGCTAAAATTGAGTTATTGCCCGAGGGTTTGACTCGCAGACG GAGATGGAGCAAAAAATATCCCATATGCGTGACATTAGGGCGTGAGGGTGTCGTCGAAAATATAGCACTCGAGACGCCGTCTGACGATGAATTACAAACGGAATTAGAGAAGGATAAATTAATAGTCGAGGAGGATGAAACAGACGACGATTTGTCATTTTCGAAAGACACTAAAGATGTATTTGAAGATTGTCAAGATGATGTCGAGTATCtaagttcaaaattattttttttcggcaGAACTGATCGACAAAAAGAAGACTG GTACAGACGACTTGTTCTAGCAACAACATCTTGCAATAAACGTAATTCGATACCGTCCGCCAAGGAACTTACGTCATCATCGAGTAATTTATCGCTATCACAAGCCTCTGGTGATACTAAAAACTCTACCACAACGCCCGTTAGTGTTGATATTCCTGCAGAGCTATCATTTAATTCTTATATGTCGCGTTATGCTGAT acttCGACGCCAACAGAATCCAATGGCTCGCTGGCAGAGTCCGAGGTCTTGTGGTTGAATGCATTACTCGGTAGGATAATATTCGATATGCATAAATCCCCGGACATGATAAATGTCCTCCAGGATAAAATCCAGCGGAAATTATCCAACATAAAATTGCCGTATTTTATGGAGAGTTTGATGATCTCTGAACTGGTGATTGGCCAAGGCGCGCCGTTTATACACAAAGCGAGTAAACCGGTGGTCGACGAGCGCGGCCTGTGGATTGATTTGAATATTACTTATGAATGCGGACTGACGATGACCGtcgaaacaaaattaaatttaatgaaattaaccAGAGCTGGatctgttatcaataattcaaatgaaaGTAATAATGGAAATGATTCGCCAAAGCCTGCGAAGTCTCCCATGTTCGATAGCGACGTTGAGGACAGTCCCGAAACTTCAACTGAGGATGAAGAAAGCATAAATATGCCGACGAGTACTCGAGAATCAAC GCCGAGTCAATCTTCTGGCCGAAAGTTTCTCAGCATGGTCGATAAATTGGCAGCGAATAAATACTTTCAACAT gcTGCTGAGTTGACCTACGTACGGAGAGCGATGGAAGGAGTTTCTAATACCGAAATACGATTGATGGTTAGTGTATCTAGTATAGAAGGATGTCTGTCTGTTAACATACCGCCGCCACCGTCAGATCGACTTTGGTATGGATTCAAACCAAttcctaaaataaatttagatgCCAGACCAGCTGTTGGTGAACGGGCTGTCAACATTGGCTACGTTACTAATTGgattaaaactaaattattgaaagagtTTGATAAGATCGTCGTGCTGCCGAATATGGATGACATTGTGATACCACTCTGTCCAAATTACCCGTATCACACGAGTTAA
- the LOC130666563 gene encoding rho guanine nucleotide exchange factor 3-like has protein sequence MNEVDENEINEAFQEPKKKFWQRSSRKRTKSDVISVSSMDISLDSTIAKRKKRRRITELASSFLAASTTGRLSNVLQRSFGFHSNTSVGMIDEDGESGPSKRTRSKCEQAGNVRINSWVTDVSKYSPETLNSNLTRNDIKKQEAIYELYCGENVLLNDLQELKESYLEPLQSTDIFTPSELRTLFGDLDMLIHVHSKLRDDLIELRDSRGFTSTIGPTILEWLSTLTEPYVERCRTQIMARHLLETKRMRSKKFQEFIKKKMESPRAVDLWTYLDVARSRIVKYPLLINEILRRTPSTHEDYLMLKEASNIFSEMLEKIDQAMGDAECELARMKIIFKTEYDSEGLIKAARELITEGQLKDPRGLKLHCFLFDTCFAVTRPIIKSRSKNYDLYYPVIAKDQFLIADAASDGDNDDSRLKIADRILIVRDEHDKKHWIDAFKKAKRLTKKISKKSIDSEDKSSEESASRVLRDKQFPKRTTRERPI, from the exons atgAATGAAGTTGACGAAAATGAAATCAATGAGGCCTTTCAAGAGCCGAAGAAAAAGTTCTGGCAG AGATCATCGAGAAAAAGGACCAAGAGCGATGTGATCAGTGTGAGTTCCATGGACATATCTCTGGATTCGACGATtgctaaaagaaaaaaacgacGAAGGATCACTGAGTTGGCTAGTAGTTTTCTAGCAGCATCAACTACTGGTAGATTGAGTAATGTTTTGCAACGTTCCTTTGGATTTCATAGCAATACTTCTGTAGGAATGATTGATGAAGATGGTGAATCAGGACCTAGTAAAAG GACACGAAGCAAATGTGAGCAAGCAGGAAATGTCAGGATTAATAGCTGGGTAACCGATGTATCGAAGTACTCACCGGAGACACTGAATTCAAATCTCACTAGAAATGACATTAAAAAGCAGGAAGctatttatgaattatattGCGGGGAAAATGTTCTGCTAAATGATCTTCAGGAGCTCAAAGAATCGTATTTAGAGCCTTTGCAATCCACTGATATCTTTACGCCCAGTGAACTCCGTACTCTGTTTGGAGATCTCGATATGCTTATTCACGTACACAGTAAATTGCGTGATGATTTAATAGAATTGAGAGACTCCCGGGGATTTACCAGCACGATTGGGCCAACGATACTCGAGTGGCTGTCAACGTTAACGGAGCCCTACGTCGAGCGGTGCAGGACCCAGATAATGGCGAGGCACCTGCTGGAGACGAAGCGAATGCGGAGTAAAAAGTTTCAggaatttattaagaaaaaaatggaatCACCGCGTGCGGTTGATCTGTGGACGTATTTGGACGTGGCGCGATCGCGTATTGTCAAGTATCCGCTTTTGATAAACGAAATTTTAAGACGTACGCCGTCGACGCATGAAGATTATCTGATGCTGAAAGAAGccagtaatattttttcagaGATGTTGGAAAAAATAGACCAGGCAATGGGCGACGCTGAGTGTGAACTTGcgcgaatgaaaataatatttaagacTGAATACGATTCCGAGGGTTTAATTAAAGCCGCGAGGGAGTTGATTACTGAAGGGCAGCTCAAAGATCCACGTGGACTGAAGcttcattgttttttatttgacaCTTGTTTTGCTGTCACTCGTCCAATCATCAAGTCGCGgtcgaaaaattatgatctCTATTACCCCGTCATTGCAAAAGATCAATTCCTGATAGCAGACGCTGCAAGTGATGGTGATAATGATGATAGCAGATTGAAAATAGCTGACCGTATTTTAATTGTACGAGATGAACATGACAAGAAGCATTGGATCGATGCTTTCAAAAAGGCAAAACGtcttactaaaaaaataagtaaaaagtCTATTGACAGCGAAGATAAATCTTCAGAGGAATCTGCATCCAGAGTATTACGTGACAAACAATTTCCTAAAAGAACAACTCGAGAACGTCCGATTtaa
- the LOC130666562 gene encoding N6-adenosine-methyltransferase subunit METTL3 — MSDAFEEIQAIKIKRNSLREKLQKRKRERHELFTLTLPNTTSLGADAVNSESIVITDHVKNDEFEREILYLLRQSLPSTTTTSADLSIQLRKNLSADVSHGDIKKILEKLAAQDVVKMREVTEDGVLGYTILSVESVSTQIKIDDLVNNDNTDTTSQEKTDDDDPEEEDDESVSPDKQPRLDLKNAEDIMSLLSMPTIREKESKKVGEQILDLLSKQTSKEKSLAERFRSQGGAQVMEFCPHGTRVECEKLNGSGSGASKCKKLHFKKIIQGHTDESLGDCSFLNTCFHMDTCKYVHYEVDGSTALSKEHINETDLSSVNNTTKLAVETPGQVTGPGSGTELTLYPPQWIQCDLRYLDMTVLGKFAVIMADPPWDIHMELPYGTMSDDEMRQLGIPALQDEGLLFLWVTGRAMELGRECLQLWGYERVDEIIWVKTNQLQRIIRTGRTGHWLNHGKEHCLVGMKGNPRINRGLDSDVIVAEVRATSHKPDEIYGIIERMSPSTRKIELFGRPHNVQPNWITLGNQVDGVHLIDPQLIKAFRKRYPDGNSMKPNKT; from the exons atgtctgATGCTTTTGAAGAAATCCaggctataaaaataaaacgaaacaGCTTGCgtgaaaaattgcaaaagagAAAACGTGAAAGACATGAATTGTTTACTCTAACTCTGCCCAATACGACAAGTCTTGGTGCGGATGCTGTCAATTCTG agtCGATAGTGATAACAGATCAcgtaaaaaatgatgaattcgAACgtgaaattttgtatttattgcgGCAAAGTCTTCCAAGTACGACGACAACGTCAGCGGATCTCAGTATCCagctgagaaaaaatttaagcgCTGATGTTTCTCATGgagatatcaaaaaaatacttgaaaaattagcGGCACAAGATGTAGTGAA aatgaGAGAAGTTACGGAGGACGGAGTCCTGGGCTACACTATTCTGTCAGTTGAGTCTGTGTCAACTCAGATAAAAATAGACGACCTGGTAAATAATGACAACACGGACACAACTTCGCAGGAGAAGACTGACGACGATGACCCGGAGGAAGAGGATGACGAGAGCGTCAGTCCAGACAAGCAACCGAGGCTTGATCTTAAAAACGCAGAAGATATAATGTCTCTGCTGTCAATGCCAACAATTCGAGAGAAAGAGAGCAAGAAAGTTGGAGAACAAATTTTGGATTTACTGTCAAAGCAAACGTCCAAAGAAAAATCATTGGCTGAACGTTTCCGTTCACAAGGAGGCGCCCAGGTGATGGAGTTTTGTCCCCATGGGACTAGAGTTGAGTGTGAAAAACTCAACGGAAGTGGAAGTGGAGCTtctaaatgtaaaaaattgcattttaaaaaaataattcagggTCATACTGATGAATCATTAGGCgattgtagttttttaaacaCGTGTTTCCATATGGATACATGCAA ATACGTTCATTATGAAGTTGATGGTTCGACGGCGCTATCAAAGGAACACATCAACGAAACAGATCtatcaagtgtaaataataCAACAAAGTTAGCCGTCGAAACACCTGGGCAAGTTACTGGACCAGGTTCAGGCACTGAGTTAACTCTGTACCCGCCTCAATGGATCCAATGCGACTTGCGGTACCTAGACATGACGGTCCTCGGTAAATTCGCAGTAATTATGGCCGACCCGCCGTGGGATATCCACATGGAGCTGCCTTACGGTACCATGTCCGACGACGAGATGCGACAACTGGGCATTCCTGCTCTGCAAGATGAAGGTCTACTATTCCTCTGGGTAACTGGCAGAGCTATGGAACTTGGACGCGAGTGTCTGCAACTCTGGGGCTACGAGAGAGTCGACGAAATAATATGGGTAAAAACTAACCAGCTGCAGAGGATCATCAGGACTGGACGCACAggccactggttgaatcacgGCAAGGAACACTGTCTTGTAGGCATGAAAGGTAACCCTCGTATCAACCGTGGACTTGATAGCGATGTGATAGTCGCTGAAGTACGGGCGACAAGTCACAAACCCGATGAAATTTACGGTATAATTGAGCGGATGAGTCCCAGCACCAggaaaatagaattatttggTCGACCGCACAACGTTCAGCCGAACTGGATAACCCTCGGCAACCAAGTTGATGGTGTCCATCTAATAGACCCTCAGCTCATCAAAGCCTTTCGCAAGCGTTACCCCGATGGCAATTCCATGAAACCCAATAAGACTTGA
- the LOC130666847 gene encoding TD and POZ domain-containing protein 3-like isoform X2 codes for MPLKKIKQNVDITYEPWVLENMTEIFSKVDLEYRSEKRVEETHKFFSKFRGHEIEWYVTLKFCKNELVGGFKIYFDAVNKFEPKNHVTCNVYLIDADKNTFFIGRKNRKFDTTYMYFPYVTYNTFSYCNKLPNTIDKLLPNDAMTLRIELITYLDDDPIFPIEFMIHPCEPVSDFSDEFIKLYKCQEEPGDVIIQVQEVGFRVHKTVLEKRCPKIYDMVALHEKTSDNNKNQLAFTDIDPDIFERVLEFIYTEKVQDLDDHAEYLLKAASKFGLERLKQLCEFSLATHYLTYENSNEVKELAISCDASQLIKNIFILQDLVFDPTQIDFSCTPSGTMILKKLNGEKIILKNATKNGIPEGIKIVAE; via the exons atgccgctcaaaaaaataaaacaaaacgtTGACATAACGTATGAACCTTGGGTACTTGAAAATATGACTGAAATATTCTCAAAAGTAGATCTGGAGTATCGTTCTGAGAAACGCGTTGAGGagactcataaatttttttcaaagtttagaGGTCATGAAATTGAGTGGTACGTCacgttaaaattttgtaaaaatgaatTGGTTGgtggatttaaaatatatttcgacgctgttaataaatttgaacCTAAGAACCATGTCACCTGTAACGTTTACCTGATCGACGCCgacaaaaatacttttttcatcgggcgAAAGAATCGAAAATTCGATACTACGTATATGTATTTTCCTTATGTTACTTACAACACTTTTTCTTATTGCAACAAATTACCTAACACAATCGATAAATTACTTCCAAACGATGCAATGACACTGCGCATCGAACTCATAACTTACTTGGATGATGATCCTATATTTCCTATAGAGTTTATGATACACCCCTGTGAACCAGTTTCCGATTTCTCAGATGAATTCATCAAGTTATATAAATGCCAAGAAGAACCAGGTGATGTTATCATCCAAGTGCAGGAAGTTGGTTTTCGAGTCCACAAAACGGTTCTGGAAAAACGATGTcccaaaatatatgatatggTAGCTCTTCATGAAAAAACTTCGGACAACAATAAGAATCAATTAGCTTTTACGGATATCGATCCAGATATATTTGAAAGAGTTTTAGAATTTATCTACACTGAGAAAGTCCAGGACTTAGATGATCATGCAGAATATTTGCTAAAAGCTGCTTCGAAATTCGGATTAGAAAGACTGAAACAATTGTGTGAATTCTCCCTCGCGACACACTATCTTACCTACGAAAATTCCAATGAGGTTAAAGAATTGGCTATTAGTTGTGATGCGTCTCAATTAATCAAAAACATCTTTATATTACAAGATCTTGTATTCGACCCTACacaaattgatttttcttGTACTCCCAGTGGTACTATGATACTCAAGAAACTTaatggtgaaaaaattatacttaaaAATGCGACTAAAAatg gtataCCGGAGGGAATTAAAATTGTAGCAGAGTAA
- the LOC130666847 gene encoding speckle-type POZ protein-like isoform X1, with translation MPLKKIKRNVDITYEPWVLENMTEIFSKVDLEYRSEKSVEETHKFFSKFRGHEIEWYVTLKFCKNELVGGFKIFFDAVNKFEPKNHITCNFYLIDADKNTFFIGRKNRKFDTTYMYFPYVTYNTFSYCNKLPNTIDKLLPNDAMTLRIELITYLDDDPIFPIEFMIHPCEPVSDFSDEFIKLYKCQEEPGDVIIQVQEVGFRVHKTVLEKRCPKIYDMVALHEKTLDSNNKNQLAFTDIDPDIFERVLEFIYTEKVQDLDDHAEYLLKAASKFGLERLKQLCEFSLATHYLTYENSNEVKELAISCDASQLIKNIFILQDLVFDPTQIDFSCTPSGTMILKKLNGEKMILKNATKNGIPEGIKIVAE, from the exons atgccgctcaaaaaaataaaacgaaacgTTGACATAACGTATGAACCTTGGGTACTTGAAAATATGACTGAAATATTCTCAAAAGTAGATCTGGAGTATCGTTCTGAGAAAAGCGTTGAGGagactcataaatttttttcaaagtttagaGGTCATGAAATTGAGTGGTACGTCacgttaaaattttgtaaaaatgaatTGGTTGgtggatttaaaatatttttcgacgctgttaataaatttgaacCTAAGAACCACATCACCTGTAACTTTTATCTGATCGACGCCgacaaaaatacttttttcatcgggcgAAAGAATCGAAAATTCGATACTACGTATATGTATTTTCCTTATGTTACTTACAACACTTTTTCTTATTGCAACAAATTACCAAACACAATCGATAAATTACTTCCAAACGATGCAATGACACTGCGCATCGAACTCATAACTTACTTGGATGATGATCCTATATTTCCTATAGAGTTTATGATACACCCCTGTGAACCAGTTTCCGATTTCTCAGATGAATTCATCAAGTTATATAAATGCCAAGAAGAACCAGGTGATGTTATCATCCAAGTGCAGGAAGTTGGTTTTCGAGTCCACAAAACGGTTTTAGAAAAACGATGTcccaaaatatatgatatggTAGCTCTTCATGAAAAAACTTTGGACAGcaacaataaaaatcaattagcTTTTACGGATATCGATCCAGATATATTTGAAAGAGTTTTAGAATTTATCTACACTGAGAAAGTCCAGGACTTAGATGATCATGCAGAATATTTGCTAAAAGCTGCTTCGAAATTCGGATTAGAAAGACTGAAACAATTGTGTGAATTCTCCCTCGCGACACACTATCTTACCTACGAAAATTCCAATGAGGTTAAAGAATTGGCTATTAGTTGTGATGCGTCTCAATTAATCAAAAACATCTTTATATTACAAGATCTTGTATTCGACCCTACacaaattgatttttcttGTACTCCCAGTGGTACTATGATACTCAAGAAACTTAATGGTGAAAAAATGATACTTAAAAATGCGACTAAAAatg gtataCCGGAGGGAATTAAAATTGTAGCAGAGTAA